A single window of Salvia splendens isolate huo1 chromosome 6, SspV2, whole genome shotgun sequence DNA harbors:
- the LOC121806215 gene encoding uncharacterized protein LOC121806215 isoform X1, which yields MPECCNGESSTARTGELLPGNLERAAAHAGTQLLFVCATVASGDAFGKRGRPMKASCTDENKLMLGARYPRKKKAVACNESQLLPGKLLRSGYPHEAPKDIGYQLLSGYPNQLGLPSGSLRTPSYGTVGNSTGAAMQDIDELADGRYDIGSSTDILDDLDLSLFPHFWD from the coding sequence ATGCCCGAGTGCTGCAATGGAGAGTCTTCTACGGCTAGAACCGGAGAATTGCTTCCTGGAAATCTCGAGAGAGCAGCAGCGCACGCTGGAACCCAACTGCTGTTCGTATGCGCAACAGTAGCTTCAGGTGATGCTTTCGGGAAGCGCGGGCGTCCTATGAAAGCTTCGTGTACTGATGAAAACAAGCTGATGCTGGGGGCAAGGTATCCCAGGAAAAAGAAAGCTGTTGCATGTAACGAGAGCCAATTGCTGCCCGGGAAGCTACTGCGGTCTGGGTACCCTCATGAAGCTCCAAAGGATATCGGGTATCAACTGCTGTCTGGATACCCTAATCAACTGGGCCTCCCATCTGGTTCACTCCGGACTCCTTCATATGGGACTGTTGGGAATAGCACAGGTGCAGCAATGCAGGATATTGATGAGCTTGCTGATGGTCGATATGATATCGGTTCTAGCACTGATATTTTGGATGATCTGGATCTCTCTTTGTTCCCTCATTTTTGGGATTGA
- the LOC121806215 gene encoding uncharacterized protein LOC121806215 isoform X2, which translates to MDSDRTSNNCFWTMEVDGAASKDARTSLDWTREEDKAFEIALLTHYNDADMWDKIALAVPGKTVQDLKLHYEALSLMSVESGKMPLSIYSTKGNVLEEKKLKSEQVTRGQKRNTGNFYMVWRGSVRVIGRTFRSIVCKLDQKAK; encoded by the exons ATGGATTCAGATCGGACATCCAACAACTGCTTCTGGACGATGGAGGTGGATGGTGCTGCATCAAAGGATGCACGCACATCTTTGGATTGGACAAGGGAGGAGGACAAGGCATTCGAGATTGCTCTCTTAACCCACTATAATGATGCTGATATGTGGGATAAGATCGCATTGGCAGTTCCTGGGAAAACAGTTCAAGATCTAAAACTTCACTATGAAGCCTTAAGTTTGATGTCTGTTGAGTCTGGCAAGATGCCTCTGTCCATTTATTCTACAAAAGGCAATGTTCTAGAAGAGAAGAAGCTGAAGTCAGAGCAAGTGACACGCGGACAGAAGAGGAACACGG GCAATTTCTACATGGTTTGGAGAGGTTCGGTCAGGGTGATTGGAAGAACATTTCGAAGTATAGTGTGCAAACTAGATCAAAAAGCCAAGTAG